One genomic segment of Thalassospiraceae bacterium LMO-SO8 includes these proteins:
- the argH gene encoding argininosuccinate lyase produces MNSKVSGMFEEGLDPVIRQEMIAPNLTREFPEVFPLITQINKAHVLMLAEKEILTPQQATALGAAILDMERDGEQAFDLDPSLEDPYFNYEGALIRRAGPDIGGRVHIARSRNDLYATMDRLRARQAAFGLSGAVLALRDVLIEKAREHADVLMPGYTHLQPAQPITYGYYLAGIAEALERDFARLAQCRQRINVSPLGAGAMAGTSFAIDRQATARWLGFDGVGLHAQDCIAARDFLVELLSAATLAATSWGRMAQDFFVMTTYEFGTLELPDSVAQTSSMMPQKKNMSALEVLRASSSQVLGAHVTAMTGLKATHYSFGFDSCCDPFRWTWDALDAASRGAAVARVVVSKARPRPERMSDLARVNFSTATDLADLLVRESGLSFRDAHHLVGAVVRAAAKNGMTADQISAEFIAEVAQTGFGQTVSLSERSVAMVSDPHQAVQARRNSGGPSAHDMAGLLEKLEKAANLDREGLASEMASVKAAETALNQAFDRLAGMAGADA; encoded by the coding sequence GTGAATTCAAAAGTCAGCGGGATGTTTGAAGAGGGGCTCGACCCCGTTATTCGACAGGAAATGATCGCGCCGAATCTAACGCGCGAATTCCCCGAGGTGTTTCCTTTGATTACGCAGATCAACAAGGCCCATGTCCTGATGCTGGCCGAAAAGGAAATCCTGACACCGCAGCAGGCGACGGCTCTCGGCGCGGCAATCCTGGATATGGAGCGGGATGGAGAGCAGGCATTCGATCTCGATCCGTCCTTGGAGGACCCGTACTTCAATTATGAGGGGGCATTGATCCGCCGTGCCGGCCCGGATATCGGCGGCCGCGTCCATATTGCGCGAAGCCGCAACGACCTTTACGCGACCATGGACCGGTTGCGTGCGCGGCAGGCCGCGTTCGGTCTGTCCGGCGCGGTGTTGGCCCTGAGAGACGTGCTCATCGAGAAGGCACGGGAACATGCTGACGTTCTGATGCCGGGGTACACGCACCTGCAGCCGGCCCAGCCGATCACCTACGGATACTATCTGGCGGGCATCGCCGAGGCGTTGGAAAGAGATTTCGCGCGACTGGCCCAATGCCGGCAGCGGATCAATGTTTCGCCCTTGGGGGCCGGCGCCATGGCGGGGACGTCGTTCGCCATCGACCGGCAGGCGACCGCCCGGTGGCTCGGGTTCGACGGCGTGGGACTGCATGCGCAGGACTGCATCGCGGCGCGTGATTTCTTGGTGGAATTGCTGTCTGCGGCGACGCTTGCCGCGACGTCGTGGGGACGCATGGCGCAGGACTTTTTCGTCATGACGACCTACGAGTTCGGAACCCTGGAACTGCCCGACAGCGTCGCGCAGACGTCCAGCATGATGCCTCAGAAAAAGAACATGTCGGCCCTGGAAGTCCTGCGGGCCAGTTCATCCCAGGTCCTGGGCGCCCACGTAACGGCCATGACGGGATTGAAGGCGACACACTACTCGTTCGGTTTTGATTCTTGTTGCGATCCGTTCCGCTGGACATGGGATGCCTTGGACGCCGCGTCCCGGGGGGCGGCTGTCGCCCGGGTGGTGGTATCGAAGGCGCGGCCGCGGCCAGAGCGCATGAGCGACCTTGCGCGGGTGAATTTCTCGACCGCGACGGATCTGGCCGACCTTCTGGTGCGGGAGTCGGGCCTGTCGTTCCGTGATGCCCATCACCTTGTGGGCGCAGTCGTTCGGGCGGCGGCCAAGAACGGGATGACGGCAGACCAGATCAGCGCCGAATTCATCGCAGAGGTTGCCCAGACCGGCTTTGGGCAGACGGTTTCTCTTTCGGAAAGATCCGTCGCAATGGTCAGCGATCCGCATCAGGCGGTCCAGGCGCGGCGGAACTCGGGGGGGCCGTCGGCCCATGACATGGCTGGGTTGTTGGAGAAACTGGAAAAGGCGGCCAATCTTGATCGGGAGGGTTTGGCCAGCGAAATGGCATCCGTCAAAGCGGCTGAGACGGCGCTGAACCAAGCCTTTGACCGGCTTGCTGGGATGGCCGGAGCCGATGCTTGA
- a CDS encoding metalloregulator ArsR/SmtB family transcription factor, protein MKEEDVLEGAKEAAQFLKALANENRLLILCMLGDGEKSVTELEQALDLRQPTLSQQLARLRADDLVATRRDGKTIYYSLASNEAGKTLELMYGLFCSEEAMERRRLIKAAARSAA, encoded by the coding sequence ATGAAAGAAGAAGACGTACTTGAAGGCGCCAAGGAAGCGGCACAGTTTCTGAAGGCGCTCGCCAACGAAAACCGTCTGCTCATCCTCTGCATGCTGGGCGACGGCGAAAAATCGGTCACCGAACTGGAACAGGCGCTCGACTTGCGTCAGCCGACCTTGTCACAGCAGTTGGCGCGGCTGCGCGCCGACGACCTTGTGGCGACCCGGCGCGACGGCAAGACCATCTATTACAGCCTGGCCAGCAACGAGGCGGGCAAGACGTTGGAGCTCATGTACGGCCTGTTCTGTTCGGAAGAGGCCATGGAGCGTCGCCGCCTGATCAAGGCCGCCGCCCGCTCCGCCGCCTGA
- a CDS encoding c-type cytochrome, protein MSAWRNLALTAAAAGLVVLSAASADADGRKFPELGAAATPEQIQAWDIDVRPDGLGAPPGSGTAAKGEKVYIQKCAACHGDFGEARGRYPVLVGGHGTMKDDRPEKTVGSYWPYASTIFDYIKRAMPFGEAQTLTNDEVYALTAFLLNMNDVVDSSFVLDASNIGKIEMPNAKNFFDDPRPDAQTVKMAALCMKDCKAEVKVLGRAKVIDVTPDKGGAAARAAAEPAAKAEPAQVAASVAPAGDPEAGKKVFRKCAACHVIDSAANKLGPSLKGILGRTAGSVDGFKYSKAFQAANDMGLKWTDDVLKAFVADPKDFVKDKIGADKGRTRMAFPGLRKEQDVEDLLAFMKAAGGQ, encoded by the coding sequence ATGTCCGCTTGGCGTAACCTGGCACTCACGGCCGCGGCGGCCGGTCTCGTCGTTCTGTCCGCGGCAAGCGCCGATGCGGACGGGCGCAAATTTCCCGAACTGGGCGCGGCGGCGACGCCGGAACAGATTCAGGCCTGGGACATCGACGTGCGGCCCGATGGGCTGGGCGCCCCGCCGGGCTCGGGTACGGCGGCCAAGGGCGAAAAGGTCTACATTCAAAAGTGCGCCGCCTGTCACGGCGATTTCGGCGAAGCCCGGGGCCGCTATCCGGTGCTGGTCGGCGGCCATGGCACCATGAAGGACGACCGCCCGGAAAAGACCGTCGGCAGCTATTGGCCCTATGCCTCGACCATCTTCGATTATATCAAGCGGGCCATGCCGTTCGGCGAGGCGCAGACCCTGACCAATGACGAGGTCTATGCCCTGACCGCATTCCTGCTGAACATGAACGACGTGGTCGACTCGTCCTTCGTGCTCGATGCTTCCAACATCGGCAAGATCGAGATGCCCAACGCCAAGAACTTCTTTGACGACCCGCGTCCCGACGCCCAGACCGTCAAGATGGCCGCGCTCTGCATGAAGGATTGCAAGGCCGAGGTGAAAGTCCTGGGCCGGGCCAAGGTCATCGACGTGACGCCGGACAAGGGTGGGGCGGCGGCCAGGGCCGCGGCCGAACCTGCGGCGAAGGCGGAACCGGCGCAGGTCGCGGCATCCGTCGCGCCGGCGGGCGATCCCGAAGCCGGCAAGAAGGTGTTCCGCAAGTGCGCGGCCTGCCATGTCATCGACAGCGCGGCCAACAAGCTGGGCCCATCGCTGAAGGGCATTCTGGGGCGCACGGCAGGCTCCGTCGACGGCTTCAAGTATTCCAAGGCGTTTCAGGCGGCCAACGATATGGGCCTGAAATGGACCGACGACGTGCTCAAGGCCTTCGTCGCCGACCCCAAGGATTTCGTGAAGGATAAGATCGGCGCCGACAAGGGCCGCACCCGCATGGCCTTCCCCGGCTTGCGCAAGGAACAGGATGTCGAAGACCTGTTGGCCTTCATGAAGGCCGCCGGCGGCCAGTAA
- the soxC gene encoding sulfite dehydrogenase, which translates to MNKTKPPAKPGSILTPSVDQPTDAGRRKALLAGLGAAGGAAAAGLMTPARALADPANLPPNVADWSKVLGPGVDVAPYGMPSKFEKTVVRRYVDWLTATPESSINFTPLYALDGMVTPNGLCFERHHGGVAEVIPDDYRLMIHGMVERPLVFTYQDLKRFPPQSRFYFLECAANGGMEWRGAQLNGVQFTHGMVHCVQYTGVPLRTLLEEAGVKPKAKWLLVEGGDSAGMNRSLPLDKALDDCMVVYSMNGERLRAEQGYPIRLVVPGFEGNMWVKWLRRIEVGDGAWMAREETSKYTDLMPDGRARRFTWEMDAKSVITSPCPELPCKQKGPQVIKGIAWSGRGKIVRVDVTVDGGRNWHQARLEDPVLPKCLTRFYLDGWSWDGNPAYLQSRAIDETGYVQPEMAALQAVRGVNSIYHNNAIQTWRINPTGEVENVRLA; encoded by the coding sequence ATGAACAAGACCAAACCACCGGCAAAGCCGGGAAGCATCCTCACCCCATCCGTCGATCAACCGACCGACGCCGGCCGCCGCAAGGCGTTGCTGGCCGGGCTTGGGGCCGCCGGCGGGGCCGCCGCCGCGGGCCTGATGACGCCCGCCCGCGCCCTGGCCGATCCGGCCAACCTGCCGCCCAACGTGGCCGACTGGTCGAAGGTTCTGGGGCCGGGCGTCGACGTCGCGCCCTACGGCATGCCGTCCAAGTTTGAGAAGACCGTCGTCCGCCGTTACGTGGACTGGCTGACGGCGACCCCGGAAAGCTCCATCAATTTCACGCCGCTCTATGCCCTCGACGGCATGGTCACGCCCAACGGCCTGTGTTTCGAGCGCCACCACGGCGGCGTCGCCGAGGTCATTCCCGACGATTACCGCCTGATGATTCACGGCATGGTCGAACGGCCCCTGGTGTTCACCTATCAGGACCTCAAGCGCTTCCCGCCGCAAAGCCGGTTTTATTTTCTGGAGTGCGCCGCCAACGGCGGCATGGAATGGCGCGGCGCGCAGCTGAACGGCGTGCAGTTCACCCATGGCATGGTTCATTGCGTGCAGTACACGGGCGTGCCGCTGCGCACCCTGCTGGAAGAAGCCGGCGTGAAGCCCAAGGCCAAATGGCTGTTGGTCGAAGGCGGCGATTCGGCGGGCATGAACCGCTCCCTGCCGCTGGATAAGGCGTTGGATGACTGCATGGTCGTCTATTCCATGAATGGTGAGCGCCTGCGCGCCGAACAGGGTTATCCCATCCGTCTGGTGGTGCCCGGCTTCGAAGGCAACATGTGGGTCAAATGGCTGCGCCGCATCGAAGTCGGTGACGGCGCCTGGATGGCGCGCGAGGAAACGTCGAAGTACACCGACCTTATGCCTGACGGCCGGGCCCGGCGCTTCACCTGGGAAATGGACGCCAAGTCGGTGATCACCAGCCCCTGTCCCGAACTGCCGTGCAAGCAGAAAGGCCCGCAGGTCATCAAGGGGATCGCCTGGTCGGGGCGCGGCAAGATCGTCCGCGTCGACGTCACCGTGGACGGCGGGCGCAACTGGCATCAGGCGCGCCTGGAAGATCCGGTCCTGCCGAAATGCCTGACCCGCTTCTACCTCGACGGCTGGTCGTGGGACGGCAACCCGGCCTATCTGCAAAGCCGCGCCATCGATGAAACCGGCTATGTGCAACCCGAAATGGCGGCCTTGCAGGCCGTGCGCGGGGTCAATTCCATCTATCACAACAACGCCATCCAGACCTGGCGCATCAATCCGACCGGGGAGGTGGAAAATGTCCGCTTGGCGTAA
- a CDS encoding thioredoxin family protein, whose amino-acid sequence MIPRRRFNGWATGALAAAALASLTLGGARPAAAATIGADGLMTEPWFLNSFMILKEDLEEAAQAGKRFAVIFSLEGCPYCREMHEVNFARQDITDFVRANFNILQINIIGSRMVTDFDGEELSEKKLAEKWGVRFTPTTIFFPTADKLPAGVSGKKAEIARMPGYMKPFHFMSMYQFVQEQAYLNGKFGPYVREKINALKSAGKSPENW is encoded by the coding sequence GTGATACCCCGGCGACGTTTCAATGGATGGGCCACGGGCGCGCTTGCCGCCGCGGCTTTGGCCAGCCTGACCCTTGGCGGCGCGCGTCCGGCCGCCGCCGCGACCATCGGCGCCGATGGCCTGATGACCGAGCCCTGGTTCCTCAACTCCTTCATGATTTTGAAGGAAGACCTGGAGGAAGCGGCCCAGGCGGGCAAGCGGTTCGCCGTCATTTTCTCCCTCGAAGGCTGCCCTTACTGCCGGGAAATGCACGAGGTCAATTTCGCGCGCCAGGACATCACCGACTTCGTGCGCGCCAACTTCAACATCTTGCAGATCAACATCATCGGCTCGCGCATGGTGACGGATTTCGACGGCGAGGAACTGTCGGAAAAGAAACTGGCCGAGAAATGGGGGGTGCGTTTCACGCCGACCACCATCTTTTTCCCCACGGCGGACAAGCTGCCGGCGGGGGTATCGGGCAAGAAGGCCGAGATCGCCCGCATGCCGGGCTACATGAAGCCGTTCCACTTCATGTCCATGTATCAGTTCGTCCAGGAACAGGCCTATCTGAACGGAAAGTTCGGGCCCTACGTGCGGGAAAAGATCAATGCCCTGAAATCGGCCGGAAAATCGCCGGAAAATTGGTGA
- a CDS encoding cytochrome c biogenesis protein CcdA, with translation MDVSYGGAFLAGLLSFLSPCVLPLVPPYLCFLAGTTFQALEAQGTGADRAALARVRWTALAFVLGFSTVFVGMGATASAVGQLIAEYHAVFSKVAGAIIILLGLQFLGVFRIGFLQRDARFEGPKKPMGVLGAYLVGLAFAFGWTPCVGPVLAAILMMAASGDGPWSGAGLLGVYSAGIGLPFLAAAFAVGPFLGFMKRFRRHMGLVEKAMGLFLVVTGVLFLTGSVSEIANWLLNTFPSLGKVG, from the coding sequence ATGGACGTTTCCTACGGTGGCGCCTTCCTGGCGGGATTGCTGAGCTTCCTGTCGCCTTGCGTGTTGCCGCTGGTGCCGCCTTATCTGTGCTTCCTGGCCGGCACGACGTTCCAGGCCCTGGAGGCGCAGGGGACGGGTGCGGACCGCGCGGCCCTGGCCCGCGTGCGCTGGACGGCGCTGGCCTTCGTGCTCGGGTTTTCCACGGTGTTCGTCGGCATGGGGGCCACGGCCTCGGCCGTCGGTCAGCTGATCGCCGAATACCACGCGGTGTTTTCCAAGGTCGCGGGCGCCATCATCATTCTGCTGGGCTTGCAGTTCCTGGGCGTGTTCCGCATCGGCTTCCTGCAACGCGACGCACGGTTCGAGGGGCCGAAGAAACCCATGGGCGTGCTCGGCGCCTATCTGGTCGGCCTTGCCTTTGCCTTCGGCTGGACGCCCTGCGTCGGGCCCGTCCTGGCGGCCATCCTGATGATGGCGGCCTCGGGCGACGGGCCGTGGTCGGGGGCGGGGTTGCTCGGGGTCTACTCGGCGGGGATCGGCCTGCCGTTCCTGGCCGCCGCCTTCGCGGTCGGCCCGTTCCTGGGTTTCATGAAACGGTTCCGCCGCCACATGGGGCTGGTGGAAAAGGCCATGGGCCTGTTCCTGGTCGTGACCGGCGTGCTGTTCCTGACGGGCAGCGTATCGGAGATCGCCAACTGGCTGCTGAATACCTTCCCCAGCCTGGGCAAGGTCGGCTGA
- the soxB gene encoding thiosulfohydrolase SoxB yields the protein MLSRREFFHLAAATAALPATALNFRSAMAKQKVMQQDLLQFDSLGQVTLLHFTDMHAQLVPIYFREPTVNLGVGEVRGLPPHITGKDFLHKYGIGPGTPEAYALTDQDFTSMAKSYGKVGGVDRMATLVKAIRAERPDNTLLLDGGDTWQGSYTSLKTGGADMVDVQNALGIDAMTAHWEFTYGVDRVKELQDSLNFPFLASNVRDTEWQEDVFEAIKYFEKGGVKIAVIGQAFPYTPIANPRYLMPNWSFGINEDNMKKRVADAQAAGADLIVLLSHNGFDVDRKLASRVPGIDVILTGHTHDALPAPVKVGNTLLIASGSHGKFLSRLDLKVEGKKVTAYNFRLIPVFSDVIEPDKDMAALVQKIREPHMVEISRELGHTEDLLYRRGNFNGTFDDVICQALLAERDAEIALSPGFRWGASLLPGQAITVDDVHHHTSITYPNVYRTEMTGEFLKTILEDVADNLFNADPYYQQGGDMVRVGGMSYTIDINKKIGSRISNMTSLKTGAAIDPAKKYVVAGWASVNEGTEGPPAYDLVANYIQHQKVIKVPDNQTVKVVGA from the coding sequence GTGTTAAGTCGGCGTGAATTCTTTCATCTGGCCGCCGCGACGGCGGCCCTGCCCGCGACGGCGCTGAACTTCCGGTCGGCCATGGCCAAACAAAAGGTCATGCAGCAGGACCTGTTGCAGTTCGACAGCCTGGGGCAGGTCACCCTGCTGCACTTCACCGACATGCACGCGCAGCTTGTCCCCATCTATTTCCGCGAACCGACCGTCAATCTGGGCGTCGGCGAGGTCCGTGGCCTGCCGCCGCACATCACGGGCAAGGATTTCCTGCATAAGTACGGCATCGGCCCCGGCACGCCCGAAGCCTACGCCTTGACGGATCAGGATTTCACGTCGATGGCCAAGTCTTACGGCAAGGTCGGTGGCGTCGACCGCATGGCGACCCTGGTCAAGGCGATCCGCGCTGAACGCCCGGACAACACCCTGCTGCTGGACGGCGGCGATACCTGGCAGGGCTCCTATACCTCGCTGAAGACCGGCGGCGCCGACATGGTCGACGTGCAGAACGCGCTGGGCATCGACGCGATGACGGCCCACTGGGAATTCACCTACGGCGTCGACCGGGTGAAGGAACTGCAAGACAGTCTGAATTTCCCGTTCCTGGCATCCAACGTGCGCGACACGGAATGGCAGGAAGACGTGTTCGAGGCGATCAAGTATTTCGAAAAGGGCGGGGTGAAGATCGCCGTTATCGGCCAGGCCTTCCCCTATACGCCGATCGCCAACCCGCGCTACCTGATGCCCAACTGGTCCTTCGGCATCAACGAGGACAACATGAAAAAGCGGGTCGCCGACGCCCAGGCGGCGGGCGCGGACCTGATCGTCCTGCTGTCGCACAACGGCTTCGACGTCGACCGCAAGCTGGCATCCCGCGTGCCCGGCATCGACGTGATCCTGACCGGCCATACCCACGACGCCCTGCCGGCCCCGGTCAAGGTCGGCAACACCCTGCTGATCGCCTCGGGCAGCCACGGCAAGTTCCTGTCGCGCCTGGACCTCAAGGTCGAGGGCAAGAAGGTGACGGCCTACAATTTCCGCCTGATCCCCGTGTTCTCCGACGTCATCGAACCCGACAAGGACATGGCCGCCCTGGTGCAGAAGATCCGCGAACCCCACATGGTGGAGATCAGCCGCGAACTGGGCCATACGGAAGACCTGCTGTACCGCCGCGGCAATTTCAACGGCACCTTCGACGACGTCATCTGTCAGGCGCTGTTGGCCGAACGGGATGCGGAAATCGCCTTGTCGCCCGGCTTCCGCTGGGGCGCCTCGCTGCTGCCGGGGCAGGCGATCACGGTCGACGACGTGCACCACCATACGTCCATCACCTATCCCAACGTCTACCGCACGGAAATGACCGGCGAGTTCCTGAAGACGATCCTGGAAGACGTGGCCGACAACCTGTTCAACGCCGATCCCTATTATCAGCAGGGCGGCGACATGGTGCGGGTGGGGGGCATGTCCTACACCATCGACATCAACAAGAAGATCGGCTCGCGCATTTCCAACATGACCTCGCTGAAGACCGGCGCGGCCATCGACCCGGCGAAGAAATACGTGGTCGCCGGCTGGGCCTCGGTCAACGAAGGCACGGAAGGCCCGCCCGCCTACGATCTGGTCGCGAACTATATCCAGCACCAGAAGGTCATCAAGGTGCCCGACAACCAGACGGTCAAGGTCGTCGGCGCCTGA
- the soxA gene encoding sulfur oxidation c-type cytochrome SoxA, producing MGINLSKYALFGLALALTAGVAANAVADEKKNWGAYQVEDRRSGYTYAAPETRAMQDDNFQNPGMLWAEIGEELWNKVDGEAGKSCASCHKGPESMKGVAVSYPKYVAEKKNLENLEQRINRCRTDNMKAKEWKYESKELLGMTVFVRHQSLGMPINVKVDGEAAPYFEKGKAFYNERRGQLDMACKHCHEDFPGAHLRANVLSEGQGNGFPVYRLKWNGVGSLHRRFRGCNKQVRSSAYGYGSDEYLALELYVMWRGRGLPVETPAVRN from the coding sequence ATGGGAATCAATCTAAGCAAATACGCGCTCTTCGGTCTGGCTCTTGCCCTGACCGCCGGCGTGGCGGCGAATGCCGTTGCCGACGAGAAAAAGAACTGGGGGGCCTATCAGGTCGAGGACCGGCGGTCCGGTTACACCTACGCGGCGCCGGAAACGCGCGCCATGCAGGACGACAACTTCCAGAACCCCGGGATGCTCTGGGCCGAAATCGGCGAGGAGCTGTGGAACAAGGTGGACGGCGAGGCGGGCAAGTCCTGCGCGTCCTGCCACAAGGGCCCGGAAAGCATGAAGGGTGTCGCCGTCAGCTATCCGAAGTACGTGGCCGAGAAGAAAAACCTGGAAAACCTGGAGCAGCGCATCAACCGCTGCCGCACGGACAACATGAAGGCCAAGGAGTGGAAGTACGAATCCAAGGAACTCCTGGGCATGACCGTGTTCGTGCGCCATCAGTCCCTGGGCATGCCGATCAACGTCAAGGTCGACGGCGAGGCCGCCCCCTACTTCGAGAAGGGCAAGGCATTCTATAACGAGCGCCGCGGCCAACTCGACATGGCCTGCAAGCATTGCCACGAGGACTTCCCGGGCGCGCATCTGCGTGCCAACGTCCTCAGCGAAGGGCAGGGCAACGGTTTCCCCGTGTATCGCCTGAAATGGAACGGCGTCGGCTCCCTTCACCGCCGTTTCCGCGGCTGCAACAAGCAGGTGCGCTCGTCGGCCTACGGTTACGGCAGTGACGAGTATCTGGCGCTCGAACTTTACGTCATGTGGCGGGGCCGGGGTTTGCCGGTTGAAACGCCCGCCGTGCGTAACTGA
- the soxZ gene encoding thiosulfate oxidation carrier complex protein SoxZ, producing the protein MSDVKPRVRIPKSAKKGEIVEIKSLIEHKMETGQRKGKDGNKIPRKIINRFECKFNGATVFASDWHPAVSANPYLAFHFRAEESGEFEFKWIEDGGAEYTKKAKITVS; encoded by the coding sequence ATGTCAGACGTTAAACCGCGCGTGCGAATCCCGAAATCGGCCAAAAAGGGCGAGATCGTGGAGATCAAGTCTCTGATCGAGCACAAGATGGAAACCGGCCAGCGCAAGGGCAAGGACGGCAACAAGATTCCACGTAAGATCATCAACCGCTTCGAATGCAAGTTCAACGGCGCGACGGTGTTCGCCTCGGACTGGCATCCGGCGGTTTCGGCCAACCCCTACCTGGCGTTCCATTTCCGCGCCGAGGAAAGCGGCGAGTTCGAATTCAAATGGATTGAAGACGGCGGCGCCGAATACACGAAGAAGGCAAAGATCACGGTCTCCTGA
- the soxY gene encoding thiosulfate oxidation carrier protein SoxY, whose amino-acid sequence MTETHLTLSRRQALKGVSAFALTLVAAGLLAPGAHADAAAVDAAIKKLVKGTPEEGKIKLDLPQIAENGNTVPVAFEVESPMSKDDHVKTVHLFAEGNPSPEVASFHFTPQSGLARASTRMRMAGTQNVVVVAEMSNGKVYMAKQQVKVTIGGCGG is encoded by the coding sequence ATGACTGAAACGCATCTCACCCTCTCGCGGCGTCAGGCTCTCAAGGGCGTGTCCGCCTTTGCGCTGACCCTGGTGGCCGCGGGACTTCTGGCGCCGGGCGCGCACGCCGATGCCGCGGCCGTCGACGCCGCCATCAAGAAACTGGTCAAGGGCACGCCCGAAGAAGGCAAGATCAAGCTCGACCTGCCGCAGATCGCCGAGAACGGCAACACCGTTCCCGTCGCCTTCGAGGTCGAAAGCCCGATGTCCAAGGACGACCACGTGAAGACCGTCCACCTGTTCGCCGAAGGCAACCCGTCTCCGGAAGTCGCCAGTTTCCACTTCACGCCGCAGTCCGGTCTGGCGCGGGCGTCGACCCGCATGCGCATGGCGGGCACGCAGAACGTGGTCGTCGTCGCGGAAATGAGCAACGGCAAGGTCTATATGGCCAAGCAGCAGGTCAAGGTCACCATCGGCGGCTGCGGCGGCTGA
- the soxX gene encoding sulfur oxidation c-type cytochrome SoxX yields MSKKYTTPFVAAVAGCAVLALAAVCAQPVSAGTVEVAAMTEMKEPLTKQPGDAAKGKGVFANRKLGNCLACHKLEAMKEQSFHGEVGPPLDGVASRYSVAELRLRVVDPKALNPDTIMPSFYKSEGLHRVLKGFVGKPILDAQQVEDLLAYLATLKE; encoded by the coding sequence ATGTCCAAGAAATATACGACACCATTCGTGGCGGCGGTGGCCGGTTGCGCGGTTTTGGCGCTGGCGGCGGTCTGTGCCCAGCCGGTATCCGCGGGCACGGTCGAAGTCGCGGCCATGACCGAAATGAAGGAACCGCTGACCAAGCAGCCCGGCGACGCGGCCAAGGGCAAGGGGGTCTTCGCCAACCGCAAGCTCGGCAACTGTCTGGCCTGTCACAAGCTCGAAGCCATGAAGGAACAGTCGTTCCACGGCGAAGTCGGCCCGCCGCTTGACGGCGTCGCCTCACGCTATTCCGTGGCTGAACTGCGCCTGCGCGTGGTCGATCCTAAGGCCTTGAACCCGGACACCATCATGCCGTCCTTCTACAAATCGGAAGGGCTTCACCGGGTGCTCAAGGGATTTGTCGGCAAGCCGATTCTGGACGCACAGCAGGTCGAAGATTTGCTGGCCTATCTGGCGACCTTGAAGGAATAG